Genomic segment of Rhinoderma darwinii isolate aRhiDar2 chromosome 12, aRhiDar2.hap1, whole genome shotgun sequence:
CCTCAAGCCTTGCACTAGGCAAAAGTGTAtcagttttttttccccagagtgTTGCTTTAATTTAGCATTTTAGTATGTGTACACGAATGATCTGTTATCCTTGGTGTATAGGACATCCATTACATGGCAGACATATTGCTGTGTTTTTGTATTTAAAGGGTCACCCAACTAAAAACATGGTTTGCGTAAAAAGAAGCCGGTAATAACATTCACAGAAGTGGATGTAATGTTGGCCACAGACTGAGATCTTCAGGTCAGTGAGAGGCGTTGGGTGAATAAGTCCAATTCGGCCATAGTGTGAGCTCACTGAAGACTCTCATTCAGATGACCATCTCTGACCTGCTCTCCCCTTCCAGGAACATTTGTTTTTCAAGGAATGTTTTTCATGGATGTCGGGGTCGTGGCGGTCTTTTTTTCTTGTGTTCTTTCGGTTGTATCTCAGTGTGTCACGTATGGTTTGATGTACGGTTGTATTCAGGGAGACAACCCATGCTGGACGCAAGGCGATCAATCCCTGGCAAGAATcacgtcacgaaaaaaaaaaaagtatcctcCCAGAAACGCATCAATTATCTGCAGttctggtaacacattacacagtTGTGAATGTTATTATAAGCTTTTATACACTTGATCTACATATATAaatggtgggggagggggttaaAGGACTGTGTACAAATACAAATTTCCATCTGAAATACATGACCATAAAATTCCTCTAATCTGGATTCATAAATCTAGGATCATCAAGTGCATACAGGGAAGACAGGCAACCCTAGAAGGCTAAtcaaactttcaaaatacttctgACGTATCATAGCGACATGACAGaagctttgatcggtgggggtccgagcactgaaaccccccccccccattgctaaaacaaagtggcagaagcgcttgcGAAAGTCTAAGAACCTGTACGCCAATTGCTTGGGCTTCCGAGAAAAGTCGATcgcaaacgaagcggctcagagcTAAACCCGACCgcatctgccgcttcgttttagcgatcggagggggtctcagtccacggacccccaccgatcaaaacttctgacatgactgacacgtcagaagtttttttttggaAAGTTTGGttacccattaaaggggttgtccggttagaaaaaaaaaaaagggtattttttttttctagaaacagctcCACTCTTGTCTATAGATTTTGCCTGTTACTGCAGAACAGCACTTGAAtgtggatgagctgcaatacctgacacagcccttggataagagtggcgctgtttcttctACAAAATAACAGTTTTTCTAACCTCTGACAACCCCTTTCAACTAAAAGTCTGGTTTGCAAGATTGCCATAGATCAAGCAAATCTGCGCCAGAAACAAGCGTCAGATTATGAGCTGCCGGAATAAAGGAATTTTACACttattctaatatatatatatatgtgtgtgtgttatgctggaataatatataatagaccgtGAATAAACCATCTTCTACATGTATATGAGTGTAAAAACAGTTGTCTTCATTTACTATGAAACTAAGTATGTCacacaaacaggatatttctgaAAGTTTTATTAAACTTCGTTACAAGCAAGTTAGGTTGGAAACTAAGTAAATGTCCAAAaagtttcaatatttttttttttcacagacatcTTAATTCAAGAGCGTTAAACTAGAAGACGCAGCCGCAGGATTAGATTCTTCAATGTAAGAGCCTCTGGACCTGCCAGATGTCGGACTGCTCTCTGACGAAAGGGTCTTAAGTTGGATTTGGAACATAACTGAGTTATTTGGCCCTGAGAATTTTTTGGTATTTTCCTGTTAGAGTTTCTTGTACATCGTTGAGAACACACACCATTGACATAAACGTATCGCTGTTAACAGATTGGTGTAAACCAATTTTGATAGATTGCAAGATACAGTACAAAATGAAACAAATTGCCATCAAATGTTCTCAAAATTGGTTAAAATGTTAGTTTTtctcgtttgtttttttttgccaaatgaAGAAAATTAAAAGCATGAACTGAACATTAAGGCAGCAGTAATACTTTCATAATTAAGGGTACAgacataaaatacaatacaagTTAGTCTTTGTTCAAGGACTGGACTCCCAGCGGCACATGAAAAATAAACTTTTAGGAATAAATACTCTGACAATGTTTGATCGTTCTTTCCGCTTAATTACACATGAGGCATGTTAAAATGATCTGGATAGAAACCATCAGCTAAAGAGGAACATTCATGAAAATTACTGGTTGCCAATAAACAGAGGGGTCGGCCATTATATATTTTGCGCCTCTGTAATGTCATTAGATGCTAGTGAATGGGCAGGATGCATGATCGACTATAGATGAAAGCAGAATTTCAGCCTCCCCCGGTGAGCTTGTGAATACACAAAGCAACAAACCTgggcaagcagagctgcagtgtaaagcatggggaagGTACAGAGTGGCAGCCAGAatatttgtccccatacataaccgatcactGGTACTCGTGAGAGGAGCAAACGagagccaatcaacgagctgtctcactgATCGGCGCACGTTTTCAGGACCCATATTGGCTGGCGCAAGAGGACCTTAAGGCTACGTtcacggatttgttgcagatttttgcagccaaagccagaagtggatcaggGAGGAAGGAGAAGTAATATTTCCCATTCCATTagaaaccacttctggctttggctcaaaaatctgaaaCCGatcgccatgtgtgaacatagcctaatagagaATGCAGCATAGCTGGAAAAACGAATCGTATCTCTGCAGGGAGCAGAGATCAATGCCCGAAGAACATAAATATCAGGCAGTGACTGgcatatagttttgtttttttcagcccACTATGGGAAATGCACAAAATGGTCTACAGGCACCACGCGTTTGTACtcgcggttttttttttttttttaacgacttCCTAAACATGTGAATCAAAGTTAAAAAATATTGGCTGCAGAGGAGATGTGTAGTGTAATACTTTGCATAATGTCCTCTTGTACTAAAATAGAGATACGATACAATACATTCCCATAATATAACTAAAACATTCTGCAGGATGTTGCATGGAATCTGACAGAATTGTGCCGATATACCTGTCACTAACTGCTAAGCATTTTCGGAGCGGTTTAGTACATCAGTCCGATGTGAAATGTATCTGCTGTAAACACGTCATCTCTAAATGCACGGCAGCAGAGCGTGCTCACTACAGGCAGCAGTGCGTGCTCACTACAGGCAGCAGTGCGTGCTCACTACAGGCAGCAGAGCGTGCTCACTACAGGCAGCAGAGCGTGCTCACTACAGGCAGCAGAGCGTGCTCACTACAGGCAGCAGAGCGTGCTCACTACAGGCAGCAGAGCGTGCTCACTACAGGCAGCAGAGCGTGCTCACTACAGGCAGCAGAGCGTGCTCACTACAGGCAGCAGAGCGTGCTCACTACAGGCAGCAGAGCGTGCTCACTACAGGCAGCAGAGCGTGCTCACTACAGGCAGCAGAGCGTGCTCACTACAGGCAGCAGAGCGTGCTCACTACAGGCAGCAGAGCGTGCTCACTACAGGCAGCAGAGCGTGCTCACTACAGGCAGCAGAGCGTGCTCACTACAGGCAGCAGAGCGTGCTCACTACAGGCAGAAGGTGGGGACCCTTTAAGACCAGTCTGAGCGACGAACCACGTAAACGTAGGTTTCAAAAATGTTCCTCTTCAAGATCaaaactgacccccccccccatacaaaaCACTAGAACTTTATGTGCAATACCAGATTACACTAGCAGGTAAAACTTGGAGGTAGATTTAGTGTTAGCGTTACAACGTACATTTGTTTCTATTAATCCAAGTTCTAAAAGTTGTATAATCAAGAGACAACTACAAAAAAGTAGATACACACAAGTGAGGGAATTACGAGGATTGAACAAGACGACACTGTAGTATTTAAGCTTGAGCAGCTTTGACCGCCCGAGATGTTGCAAATGTCAAATGCATTTATAGGTTCTAAAATAATACTTTACGCTAGCGAAAAAAGCTCTACTCTACAAAACAAAGCAACGATACAGCGATACTTTACAGCGTCTCAATGGCTCAGCAGGCTGCGCTTTCATCCCTGGTCCAGATTGGAAGGAAATAGAAGGCATCTGGTTTATTATTGCACAGCAATACACATCTACGGCAAAACACTTAACAAGCAGTAAaactagatataaaaaaaattagcaaaaaaattaaaataaaaaattgaacgaGTTTCCACTCGTGCTGCGATCTACTGCTCCTGGAAGACGCTTATACTAAACTTTTgcttgcaaaaaagaaaaaaaaaaagtcactcaGGGGTTGACTCAGCATTGTGCTAGCCGCAGGAACAAAGTCAAATtaattcaaaaaaaaataaaaaatcgtccTTTGCCAGATCTAAAAGCTAAAATAACGTACAAACGTATTACACACTGAAAGAACGCCAAAAATATGATAAGGTACAAGGACATTAAAAGGTAAGCGGTCGCAGCCTCTTATAAATGGTCTAATAATGTTGAACTAGAGGGCGCTATCGCACCCACTCAAGTgccttcttaaaaaaaataaaatatctagAAGTCCATTATTTGCTTTACTCTGAGGGTGAGACATTATGTGGGTGTAAATATTCCCAGTACTTCTGCTATGATAGGGCACCAGATTCAATAAAAGGGAGCCTGTCCCTTTAAGAAaagtaaaaatgtataaattttgCTGCTTGTTAAGCATAGGCCTTACAGCTAACTGCCCTACAGACAACCGCACACCATAAATCAATGTAAACGGTTGATTTCCCATGAGAAAACACTATTACATATTATGTTGACTATTATTTACATAACTGGAGTGAATGAACGCCATCCCCAGCATGTGCCACAATTATCCGTACgatgaaaagaagaaaaaaaaaaagctgcaggtTGGTAGCATCTCGCATAGAATGGGTGACATATTACGCTCCAATATCTCTGCCAGTTATCAAAGCTCCATAGTATGTACATGGGGCCGAAGCCTACACATTAAATGTAAACTGGTCCAATGAAGCGAACATTAAAAAATAGGTCTAAGTTTTacagaacaaaaagaaaaaccaaaaaacaaaacctataaatatggcacaatatatacatatagatacaAAACATACAACAGAGGTAACTCCGGGACACAGGGATCTTTTGGGAGTGATGGCACGCAGCGAGTGACGGGTGAAAATTCCCACACCACCAAAAACAAACTTACCTTCTAGTTAATTTTGAAGTTAATTTACTAAAAAGATTAGTGGAGCCTCTACTTCGAGTCTGTGACAGAGGGGTGGCTTCATGAGATAAACTGGGCGAGGCAGGCGGTCCATTGTAGGTCGCGGTGCGTCGCTCACGGAGTTGGCCGTGGAAAGTGCTTCGGCTGGCGGTTCCTCGAGGGAAGCGCATGCGGTCTGGAGTAGTGGTGCTGGTTATGCTGTGCGTCGAGGCCACGGATGTTCTTTGATCAGGAATTGTGCTGTGATAAGGAGAGACGGTTGAACTATACCTGGTCTTTCATGAGAAACATAGACTTCGATGCGTTTCTATACTAAAAAGTAGTCAACCATTGTAACGAGACTGCCAGCCGTGTTCACAATGAGGGAGGCATGAGTAATGCAAGCCTTGGAGACAGACATCTATCTAGGGGACGTACCCCTAAAATGAGAGATCAGCAGGTAATGGGGGCAAGTGATCACTACAGCAAAACTCTAGTGGGCAGTCTGACATTGATGGAACCAGTGTAATGTCCTGAAAGTCAGAGAAATGCAACAAATTAAAGGATAAAGGCTGAGGACTGGAGAATCCATAAAGATTAGAGAGCAAATCGGAGTTTTCTTGAAGTCCAGGACCAGTGGTTCTATGTATTTTGCGTTCAGGAACTGGAATTTTGCTGCGTGATTGCACTTCAGTCGCAACACAGACTGAGCGCGCACCTTTACACCTGCTAAACTCAGGACCTTTAACCGTCTTAAAGCACACCTCCACTCAGAAGGTAAAAGCTCAGGTTTGACTGGAGCAAACCCCAATATCCCACATCCCCCAAATCCTACTAAAGGGTATAGAAAGCAAATTAGGGCTACTGTAAGGACCGATTTAGCTGGAAAGTAGTTCGTGACTACTACTGTCCTCCTTCCATTAGTccaacagttaaaggggttggacCAAGATTAAATGTGGTCCCCTAATCACATGACAGGTTATAATATcctgatcattgggggtcctccaccaatcactagaacggaaAACCCGTTCCTCCGAATGAATAGAGCGGCAGGTCGAGCTTGCGCCCTGATGCTCCAGACACTCTCCAtggcactgccggagatagcggagtacagcgcttggctatctccagcagtcccatagacagtgaatagagCGGCAGAGGGCATGCGTGACCAGCTGCTTCATTCATTCGAAGGAATGAGACCCTcgttcccagcggtcagaccctcaccaatcagcaTGTTCTCACCTATCCTATGCTTAGGGGATAACCTTTAATCTTGGAATTAACCCTATAAAGCGGAGGAGCCTCCATACAGGATTCCACAGCTCATCTTCCTGGACCGCTGgcgggaggaagagtggagattgggaataatttttattgaaggtgCGCTTCAAGTAAATACGATGTAATGAAGATAAGCGGCTGATGCTTTGGGATTGAAACAAGGGGGAGATCATTGAAAACATCTGAATGTAGTCTGAACGCACAAGGACAATCACTGGAAATGTTACACACACCACTGGTCAGGGGTCACAGATTCGTAGGAGTTCTTAGTATTCAGTGTGACCCGGTTGCACTTTGTTAAAAGCACAACATGAAAAACACAACACTAACAGGGTCCAAGGAAAACATTTTAGATGGGTTTCCACAGATGACAAGATTACCATGAAGGGCACGTAGTTGAACACTTGGCTACGAGCGAGGAAAAAATGATAATGACCCCAAATGGGAAATGCAACAGAGGCCTTGTATCACAACTGGGGTGCAGCATGACACTTAAGGGCAATGGGGGATATGTTAGTTCAACAgaaagggttttttttgtgttctttttAGATATTCTTACGCAGGCCTGAAGTTATCTGCTTCACTGGTATTTGTCGGTAACATCTCGGAGTGCCTGGAGGCTGACATGGACATTGATTTCGGATGCCGCAGCCGAGCAAAGATGGAAGAAATGGCACATACTGAGGCAGGACTAGTTGCATAAGCGAAAATTCCTGTCAGGCTGTgatgggaagggggggggggtagaatagGTTTGGGCAGACAGAAAAGTATAATGGACCAATAACACAGGCGCAAATAATAGCATAAAgcacaaaagttaaaaaaaaacaaccagaaaAAAACATTCTATATTTCAATACATACTGCCCTACAGGTAACAACGCAGTTGCAGTATTCCCTTATTTTATTCTTATGCTACAGATAAAGGCTTTTGgccataattaaaaataaatgtgaaatgtTAAGAGGGTTTTACCATCAGGTCAGGAATCACACGAGTCAGCCGGAGATCAGAGAAGTAAAAcgtggtttaggggccccgtcctagagatctgacatttataacatatcctgtggatcggtCATAAAACTCCTTGATAGTAAAATCCCTTTAAAggtaaaatgttttcttttaatttttgaagctggaaaccaGTATAAGTTTGCCGATTGCCATGGGGTATGTGACAGGCGGTCTGCGTCCATTCACGGACATCCAGTGCCATGCCAAGTGACATAATGCAAACGTCTGCCACGGCAGCTCTACACATCAGCCATTACATGATACGACCGGTTATAAATGAAGAATGCCGTTTCTAAAGATACGGTTATAACTTCATCTTGTCTGTACATGTGCAGGAAGGGCTTGTATATGTTCTCAGCATCATCTAATATCGAGGACTTGCTAAACACCCAGAAAAATAAACCTTACCTGTTTTCTTTGCCATTTTGAATGACCGAATGTCGATCGGTGGAGGCGCGCTCGCTGCACACGTAAGTATTTCGGCGGGTCATTCCACTGGACGTCGAGTTATTCTGCAGGGGAGAGAACACGGTGGGTTACTGCACGGACCATACAAAAAGCAACGCACCCAGTAACAGCGTTCTCTCTACACATCATTCCTCCGACCTGACCTGGACCTCCAACCTTTCACATTTACAACTTGCCAGGAGGGTTTGGGGCATTTTGCGGCAGAATAACAATCTAATCCTGCTTAATTTCCAATTCATTAGCCCAGCAAATAAATTTTCCCACAGCTAGAAGGGTGAAGTTGGAGTCCAGGATTTTTGGCAGGCACAACACTTTTATTGaaggagaaaaaaatgttttcacaaATCCACCGGATAAgtaaaaaatgctagatcggCGGCGGTCTGACCGCTTGGATCACCACCGATCGCTGTGCTCGgctttatatacacatacatttgtattttttttgcaattttaatgCATACAAGATGGGCAAAGACTTACAAGGAGCAGAGTGCTTGTTTCCCTGATACAATATATACTTACACTGGGAACAACTGAGCTCTTCTTCCGGTCGGGGATATCTGCTTTATTGGGGTTATTTGCATTGCCAAGCATGGGGCTAGGAGGAGTGACTCCTCGCCCACTAACCGCACTATTAGATTTCCGGGACTGCACCTCTTCCTTCAGATCGTTATCTGTGGCATTTGTCTGGCTTCGTTTTGGGTAAACTGTAACAGCAGGGATGGCAGGGCCAGCTAAAACCAGAAGACAAAAGACTTGTTAATACAATATGGAATAAAGTGGGTGCAAACCTATCCAGAGTCCTTGTGACAACACAAAATGTGGTAGAAGAAAGCTATCAATTTATAACAATGAGCAAACCCAACCCATATGAAACACCACACCTACTGGCTGGCAGGATACACGCGTGCCTCCCAGTCCCACCATCACATGTGGGCACCGCCGGCCACAACTTCTGCGTCCTACAGTCACAGCTGGGTCACCGTTTTCACCCCGATAGCTCCTGGAACGGTCAAAATTCCCACGAGACCACACACCGTGACTGTCCCAGATCAACTTATAGGAACCTGCTGCTCCCCAGACGGATGCCCGGCCATAGACTATGATGCACCCGCTGAGTGAATACCTCACAGGAAGACTTCATGTTGCTGAAGCAGGCGACTATTCCAATGTTTTTCGTTTCATACGTCCCACCTCTTGTACGTAACAGATACATACacatatagtatgtatgtatatactatataaacAGACAAATCTACATTGGCTCCAAGTATTAGGATATCTGGGCGCTTGCGTGTGACCTACTCACCATGATCACTGTACCGTCTCTGTTTCTGGCTGGAGGAGATGCTTCGCTGCACCTTGAGAGGGGACTGTCCGGTGCTATTGTTCAGATCGCTGCTTGGTCTGACTTTAGCAAGTGACAAATTGCTGCTGGAGCTGGAGTCACTGGCATCCAACTGGAGATAAAATGTGATGATGAAACCTCAACTACGTTACATAAGGAAATAGGACAATCTTCTAACAATGCAGAGAGACTAAACATGGCCGAGGACCAACATTTCTAATCCGTGCAGGATCTACAAGGGCCATCTATTAATACCTCCGATGATTTTCTTCCCAGTAACAAATAAGTTGCTGTGATTTCATCGTATTTCATCTTGCTGAGAGATTCCTGTATCTCTTCTCTGGAATACCCCATTCcaaccattacatctgaaaaggacagaaaaaacaaaaaccaaaagGATCATTATCCAGGCCATGCAAACGTCTGAATTGGATTATTTCACTTTGTAAAATGACTTCTCACAATGCTACAGACGCCAACCGACTGTAATAAGGATTATTATAAAGTGACGCTTTAGAGCGGGGATTGCAAAACGTAAACTTAACAGATACactctctgttcacactagcgccATGACTCGCTTATAACGGATTGCTTCCAAACGGATCCCAACGTATACTGGCGGATCCCATTGACTAATAACGGGGCGTTAATAGCAAGACAACGGTTTTGGTAGCAAAGAACTGATTTACAAGAGGCAAATACTTATAAAAATAACCAAAAAGGTTAAGCAGTGGACAGCGATTGTCCTCGTGTAAATAAAACTTACCTATTCGTTTCTGGTCGGCTATATCAAGCTCGGGCTCAACAAATGGTTTGAGCTCTTCCTCTTCATGTCCCGCATTGATCCATCTGTCCTTCATTATTTGCTTAAtaagaaaagaggagttgaaggttagttgtagatagatatatagaaatcACAAAACACCTTCGCTCTATCCAGACTGTACCCAGCAATTAACAAGGCATTTTGCTCCCATGTTACTCTTTGCATTGCTTTTAACGTGAGGTGCTCATTAAGAGGCTTTTTTCGATGAAGTTGCTCGTTCCAAGAACAACCCTGCAGAGTAGGCCTTTCAGCACTTAATAGTATCCAGGGAAATCACTGACCGGCTTAAAAAAGGATAAGCCCGCTGTTCTTATTTACCAAACAGACTCTTTAGATGTGTTGTGCCAAATTTAGTAAATTCTGATCTGCCTTTAATAGTACGATTGAACTCAGAACACCTTTCTGAATGTGAGCACACCGTAAAAAGCTCACATTAAAGGGGGTTGTCGGTTTcagaaaacaatgtttcaaaTACCCTTTTAGTGTTCCCGTCAGCCTCAGACTCTGAAATGAGCGTCAGCGCAAATGTCGAGCCTCCACTCATTTCAAACTCCTCCTGGTTAGTCttgcagcaggggggggggggcaaccccAGTCCTCCGTTCTGGCGATCAGTGGGAGTCCCAGCGGTCAGGCAGccaccgatctagcatttttcacctatccagtggataggtgaaaagtGTTGGAAGCTAAAATAACCCTTTaatagagagggggggggggggcgatcacCTATTCAGGAACCTcaactcttaggccctgttctcaaagtatttttgcaggcagaaaaataaaaataaaataataattcggccttaaaattccttcaggtattttgaggcggattttgacctgtctgcacttTCCtgctgcgatttttgcggtgttaTTCGGCCGCTGCCATTGAGAGACGCggcaaatgctttctctgcctcccattgatttcaatgggatgtcagaagCAGAATCACGGCAAGAAAGCGaaggccgctttttttttttttgccgcgagCGGCTGAATACGGTCacgggaagtaaaaaaaaaaaaaaacgctgattCTGACGTGGTTGGagtcaaaatcagcataaaacaactgtgtgaactgggccttagagtGGAGGATTGCAGAAAGAGCATCTCTCACAGCCGGACACAGCACATCAATGCATTACATCAACagtccattgaattctatgggcacTATGTACGGAGCAGTAAAACATTATCGTGCCCGAGCCCTAAGGCGTCTCATCTGCCGGAAGGTATTGGAAGTCATTTAACCTGATCTCATCTTACAGTTTTAAGATCTATAATGGCATTAAAACATGACAAGGCTGACGACCTATATAAAAGTGTTGCCGGCTCAGCTGCCGTTTTGGACGCGTTACCTCTAGAGTGCCTCTTTTGCTCGGGTTTAGAACCAGGAAACGCTTGAGAAGGTTTTCACAGTCTGTGGACATGTAGAAGGGAATTCTGTATTTCCCCCTCAGCACTCTTTCCCTTAATTCCTAggaaacaaaaaagtaaaacctTCAATGAGAAACAGGCGGGTGTAAGTTAGTGAAGGTGGTGGATTTACAACCTATAACGGGTCTAGCAAACGACTCCTTCATCTGCGCTACAATAAAAGACCGCTTACCTgacattttttcatgtttttttgccTTCTGTGCGATTGTAATGAAGAGGATTTTGAAAAATCCTTTTTGCACATCGCAGCGGGTACACCATGCAGCTTTTTTAGGGCGTGCTATATCCTCTTTACCAATTAAGCAATTGTCATGCAGCTCTATGGAAACGTAGATCAGTATCCAGAAAGCTGCGTAACATCCAGAGTTTGGCGCACACAATTGTTCATTCACCAAATAATTTCAGGGAACGTGACAAAATAAAGCTGTGTTAACATTACATGAATAGCCTCCGTTTAACCTATACACCGGCAAAAGAGCCTGACATGTTAAACGGATGCCTCAACGGAGACCATACAGTGGCATGAGTCACCCATAGGGTCccattgtaagaaaaaaaaaaaaggatacggtATATAAaacagtatacattttttacgAGCTACCATTGTATGGAATAGGGTGCAGTGTACAACAATGTACCTTAACCCCCGCCCCCTTTTTTTCCCGTTTTGCAGCACTCCCATGTATACTGGCCAGACCAAGGCCAAAATAACACACTTGGCCGCGGTTGGGATAATTTACCCTTTGAGCACGTTTAGAGCTTTCCTGGCGTACACACTAGAATGTAAATTAGTCAACTGTTGTAAGAAGCGGTCATggacagaaaaaaattaaaataacccccccccccccccaaacagcgCTACTTTTGCCTATGGgctgtgtcaggtattgcagatcATCACCATTCAATgctgaaataccagacacagccaagaGTGGTGCGGTTTGAGGGCGGAAAAAAACCCATTAGTGCACGACTATACTTTACAATGTCTTTACATTTATTGGTAATTGTGAGTAGTTCACAAAGTTGCCCTTAATTGTTCTTCATAATTTACATTTAGGCATTTTACCAAGTTATCTATTGGAGCAACAGAGCAAAGTAGTACAGATAATATATTTCTCTATCTA
This window contains:
- the MARK3 gene encoding MAP/microtubule affinity-regulating kinase 3 isoform X5, giving the protein MSTRTPLPTVNERDTENHTSHGDGRQEVPSRTGRSGARNRNSIASCADEQPHIGNYRLLKTIGKGNFAKVKLARHILTGREVAIKIIDKTQLNPTSLQKLFREVRIMKILNHPNIVKLFEVIETEKTLYLIMEYASGGEVFDYLVAHGRMKEKEARAKFRQIVSAVQYCHQKHIVHRDLKAENLLLDADMNIKIADFGFSNEFTVGNKLDTFCGSPPYAAPELFQGKKYDGPEVDVWSLGVILYTLVSGSLPFDGQNLKELRERVLRGKYRIPFYMSTDCENLLKRFLVLNPSKRGTLEQIMKDRWINAGHEEEELKPFVEPELDIADQKRIDVMVGMGYSREEIQESLSKMKYDEITATYLLLGRKSSELDASDSSSSSNLSLAKVRPSSDLNNSTGQSPLKVQRSISSSQKQRRYSDHAGPAIPAVTVYPKRSQTNATDNDLKEEVQSRKSNSAVSGRGVTPPSPMLGNANNPNKADIPDRKKSSVVPSNNSTSSGMTRRNTYVCSERASTDRHSVIQNGKENSLTGIFAYATSPASVCAISSIFARLRHPKSMSMSASRHSEMLPTNTSEADNFRPATIPDQRTSVASTHSITSTTTPDRMRFPRGTASRSTFHGQLRERRTATYNGPPASPSLSHEATPLSQTRSRGSTNLFSKLTSKLTRRNMSFRFIKRLPTESERNGRYEGSSRNVSVDQKDENKESKPRSLRFTWSMKTTSSMDPNDMMREIRKVLDANNCDYEQRERFLLFCVNGDGHAENLVQWEMEVCKLPRLSLNGVRFKRISGTSIAFKNIASKIANELKL